A part of Ignavibacteriales bacterium genomic DNA contains:
- a CDS encoding rhomboid family intramembrane serine protease has product MQNILRKKFLIPLIFPIVIWIVYLVSVLFNLSFVTLGVLPREISGLVGIFFSPLIHENFSHLFSNTLPLIVLGYGVFYFYPHAAYKVILLVYLLTGSLVWMFARTAYHIGASGIVYGFVAFIFFSGLFRRDNKSISLALVVIFLYGGLVWGIFPGQENISWESHAFGALSGIISAFIYRKIDPPKKYDWEDEEDKVDPRTLEVSYDPEKNKFDL; this is encoded by the coding sequence ATGCAGAATATTCTAAGAAAAAAATTTCTGATCCCGCTGATATTTCCGATTGTAATTTGGATAGTTTATTTAGTATCAGTTCTATTTAATTTAAGTTTTGTTACTCTCGGTGTTCTGCCAAGAGAAATCAGTGGATTGGTTGGAATTTTTTTTTCGCCTCTCATCCATGAAAATTTCAGCCATTTATTTTCTAATACACTTCCACTAATAGTGCTTGGCTACGGTGTGTTTTATTTCTATCCTCATGCCGCTTACAAAGTCATTCTGCTTGTCTATCTCCTAACCGGTAGTTTAGTTTGGATGTTCGCTCGAACGGCATATCACATTGGTGCCAGCGGAATTGTTTATGGGTTTGTTGCGTTTATTTTTTTCAGCGGATTATTCAGGAGAGACAACAAATCTATTTCACTTGCGTTGGTAGTAATTTTTCTTTACGGCGGACTTGTTTGGGGAATCTTTCCGGGTCAGGAAAATATTTCATGGGAATCACACGCATTTGGTGCATTATCGGGAATTATTTCTGCATTCATTTATCGAAAAATTGATCCGCCGAAAAAATATGATTGGGAAGATGAGGAAGATAAAGTTGATCCTCGAACACTTGAAGTTTCTTACGACCCCGAAAAAAATAAATTTGATCTTTAA
- a CDS encoding carboxymuconolactone decarboxylase family protein, whose amino-acid sequence MKKTTSETRKYRTDMNDKILNSGFRDYNKFFALDNKAYIDGALPAKTKELMGLVASMVLRCNDCIFYHIDRSIQEGATRQELMESFNIALIVGGSIVIPHLRYAFEMMDEIFEESKNE is encoded by the coding sequence ATGAAAAAGACTACTTCCGAAACACGGAAATACCGAACAGATATGAATGATAAAATCCTGAACTCCGGGTTTAGAGATTACAATAAATTCTTTGCCCTTGATAACAAGGCTTACATTGACGGTGCATTGCCAGCGAAGACGAAAGAACTAATGGGGCTTGTCGCTTCAATGGTGCTGCGTTGTAATGATTGCATTTTCTACCATATTGACCGCTCTATTCAGGAGGGGGCTACGAGACAGGAACTAATGGAGTCGTTCAACATCGCATTGATTGTCGGCGGCTCAATCGTAATTCCGCACTTAAGATATGCATTTGAAATGATGGATGAAATTTTTGAAGAATCGAAGAATGAATAA